The nucleotide sequence ATGAACCCTACACCAAGCGCCATCCAGGCCTGCTGGCCAACCTGCACCGTATGGCGGTAACCAATACCGTGGTGACCGCTTACTCGGGCCAGGATTTCCCCATGAGAGTCCGTTTCAGCAAGGTTCTGGTGGATGCACCATGCTCCGGAGAGGGAAACGGCCGAGTGGATTCCCAGGGCCGTCTGGTGGGCACAACCCCGCGCCAGGGCGATCTACAGGAATTACAGTACAGGCTGCTTTTGAGGGGATTCGAGCTTCTGGAGCAGGGAGGGGTCTTGGTTTATTCCACATGCTCCTATGATCCTGGGGAAAATGAAGCTGTGGTGGACAGGCTCTTGAGGGAGAGGGAGGCCAAGCTGCTTCCCATAGAGCTTCCCATTGCCCACGACCCCGGAATAAGTCAGTGGAAGGGATTCCAATTCAGTAAGGAGCTCACCAATGCCTGGAGGATCTATCCCCACAGGCTGGACACAGTGGGATTCTTCCTGGCCAAGCTCACTAGAGCCTGAGGCCAGAAGATCCCTAGAGGCGTATTTCCTGGATCGCTTCGGAGTGAGGCCCCAGGCCCTGGCCGGGCTTTCCTTCATGAGCAAGGGCCAAACTGTTTACGCTCTTTCCGCCCTTCCAGAAAGCCAGGAAGTTTCGGCCAGGCTGCGGGTGGTATCAGTGGGGCTTCCCTTTGTGAGAATCGTGGGACGCTACATGAAGCCCACCTCTGCTGCACTGAGGCTCCTGGCAAAAGAGATCTGTTGCAACAGGATGAGCCTGGAGTTGAACCAGGCCTTGGAGCTGGTACGGGCCGGCCAGATAGAGTTGGCCCACTCCCTGAAAGAGGGTTACGTACTTTTGGAGATTCCAGGCCTGGTCCTGGGATGTGGCCTGGCGCTACCTGGCAGAATCAAGTCCCAGATCCCCCGCAGGGAAATCAGAGCCCTGCTGGGAGGAAGATGAAAAGGTACTCAAAGGGGGCTTAAAGGCTCACGGGGCTCATGAGCTTTGAGCTTGTGGAATCAAAAGATCGTAGGACTGCTGGGCCTCTCCGCCCTGGCCGTCGCTTACTCTAATGTCCACGTGCACGGGTTCTTGGGGCGCCTCGGTGAAATCCCACTCCAGAAGCCCTGTGGCAGGATGGATCCTCATCTGGGCCGGAGGGCTCCCTTCCAGCCTGAAGCTTAGACGGTCATTGTCCGGATCCACGGCCTTCACCGCATACCTGTATTTCCCAGGGGCCCAGAGCCTCTCAGGAGGATTGGAAGTGATCTTAGGAGGCCTGTTCTGAAGTACGATTTCCCCGGAGAGGATGGTGACAGACTCCCCGCCCGAGACCTCCATCTGGATTTCCGCCTGGACCTTGTCACCCCTGGCAAGCCCTTGGCTGGAAAACTCCAGGGAATCCCCTTCCTGCACCACCTCCCCGTTCACCATCCATTTGCACTGCAGCAAGATCCCTTCGGAGCCGGCCGACTCCTGCACGATGCTGGCCTTGAGAAGGTCCCCGGGGAGAGCTGGTTGAGGCCATATCTGGACCCTGGCCTTGGGTGGCAAGGGGCCCAGAATCACCCTGGGCTGAGACTCCATGGGCTCCCCCCAGGTCTTGCCGTCAAAGGGGAAAACCCTCACGACCACCCTGTCTCCTGGATTCAAATCTTCTGAGCTCAAAGTCTCATCATTTTCCCCTTCCAGTTGGGATTCATTCACCTCCCACTGGTATGCCAGCTCCACCTTGTCTCCGTCCGGATCCACTGCCTGGACACTGGCCCGCAACTGCTGACCCAGTCTTGGGCTGTAGGGGTATATCTCCACCCTTGTCACCACAGGAGGGCGGTTTTCTCTGGCAGCCTTACCTCCTGACTCCTTGCGCTCTGAGCAGCCGGTGAAAAGCACCATGATGAGAGCCAGCAAGAACACAGAGCATGCCTCTGGCATCCCAGCCAGCCTTTTTTTGGGGTAGCTCCTCATCCCTGGATGATCTCTTTTATGTCCTCGGGATCCTCGGCAAAAAGATATCCGCTTTCCCTCAGGCTCACATATTTTAGTCCTATGTCTCCGCCAATGGATCGCACCACTCTTTTGTAAAAGGGTGTGCTCTTCTTGTTGAGATATATGAATCCCCCTTGATTGTCAGCCACCTGGATCTGGCCGTGGACCTTGCCCCAGATCAACACCTTGGCTATCTCCATGTTGGAGCCTATGTTTCCCCAGACATCTCCCCCTATCAAAACAACGCTGTTTCTACTCAATCCTGCAGCCATATCCACCAGCTTGCCGCTCTTTCGGTATTTCATTCCAACATTGCCGCAAACCTTTATGAAGCAGTCAAACTGATTCTCCCCTATGCTCCAGTGCACGTCCCCTCCCACCAGGATCTTGCAGCCGGAGTTGTCCTTCTGGATCCTTCCCACGCTTCCATCCACCTCCAGGCGAGTGTTGTGGGTACCTCCGGCCAGACCCCCTGCCACATCCCCTTCCACTCTGATGAACCCCTCCCCCACGGCCA is from bacterium and encodes:
- a CDS encoding RsmB/NOP family class I SAM-dependent RNA methyltransferase, with the protein product MNRTHSWSETWISAEDFFSRYSGIIPDFDSFLASLKAPIPQSIRINTLMGSPEATLRTLVAEGLKPISTPLGPEFVVVEGLESPGRLLLHFTGHIYSQSLGSGIPALALAPGPGDLVLDMCAAPGSKTTQMAAMMKNQGRIVANEPYTKRHPGLLANLHRMAVTNTVVTAYSGQDFPMRVRFSKVLVDAPCSGEGNGRVDSQGRLVGTTPRQGDLQELQYRLLLRGFELLEQGGVLVYSTCSYDPGENEAVVDRLLREREAKLLPIELPIAHDPGISQWKGFQFSKELTNAWRIYPHRLDTVGFFLAKLTRA